A single window of Acidimicrobiales bacterium DNA harbors:
- a CDS encoding GNAT family N-acetyltransferase, giving the protein MPVTLRRLQPGEETAFLKSVRVPFLDPNTGSAEDDAADQPRAARLETERMWVAEDRGQFVGNGGVRTMDLTVPASPGRACPIVRMGGVTAVGIHPTHRRRGLLTQMMSRMLDDCRERGEPLAGLIASESIIYGRFGFGLASDSAEYRIDSSRSAFKANPAPRDIRLIDHFEAAKILPTLFDTARTARAGEPNRTPEFWEEVLADKPTDRHGASGLFFAATEDGYVGYRAKRDADILRGERAEVVVEEVAAADPGVQAALWRFVLDLDLIGHVTFRRRPLDEPVRWRLADPRQLQTKAVYDRLHLRILDVPGALTARGYSTEAQLTIDVLPDDTAGEDPAIGAWSLEAGPHGAHCARAKATAPADICLSVTTLGSLYLGGASATTLAAAGLVEELTPGSIATANRLFAAAPAPSTVTGF; this is encoded by the coding sequence ATGCCAGTGACCCTGAGACGCCTACAACCCGGGGAAGAGACCGCGTTCCTCAAATCGGTGCGGGTGCCGTTCCTGGATCCGAACACGGGCTCTGCTGAGGACGACGCCGCAGATCAGCCGAGGGCCGCACGCCTCGAGACCGAGCGCATGTGGGTGGCGGAGGACCGCGGGCAGTTCGTTGGTAACGGCGGCGTACGCACGATGGACCTCACCGTTCCCGCGTCGCCTGGTCGAGCCTGCCCGATCGTCCGGATGGGAGGCGTCACCGCCGTCGGAATTCATCCGACCCACCGCCGGCGGGGCCTGCTGACCCAGATGATGTCGAGGATGCTCGACGACTGCCGTGAAAGAGGTGAGCCGCTCGCGGGCCTGATCGCGTCCGAGTCGATCATCTACGGCCGCTTCGGGTTCGGGCTCGCGAGCGATTCGGCGGAGTACCGGATCGACTCGTCTCGCTCCGCGTTCAAGGCGAACCCGGCCCCGCGAGACATCCGGCTGATCGATCACTTCGAGGCGGCCAAGATCCTGCCCACGCTGTTCGACACGGCAAGGACCGCTCGCGCGGGCGAGCCGAACCGGACACCCGAGTTCTGGGAGGAGGTGCTCGCCGACAAGCCGACAGACCGGCACGGTGCGAGCGGCCTCTTCTTCGCCGCGACCGAGGACGGGTACGTGGGCTACCGGGCCAAGCGCGACGCCGACATTCTGAGGGGCGAGCGGGCCGAGGTCGTCGTCGAGGAGGTCGCGGCGGCCGACCCCGGGGTGCAGGCGGCGCTCTGGCGGTTCGTGCTCGACCTCGATCTCATCGGTCACGTGACCTTCCGCCGGCGCCCGCTCGACGAGCCGGTCCGCTGGCGCCTTGCCGACCCGCGGCAGTTACAGACCAAGGCGGTGTACGACCGCCTCCATCTCCGGATCCTCGATGTCCCTGGTGCGTTGACAGCACGCGGGTACAGCACCGAGGCGCAGCTCACGATCGATGTGCTCCCCGACGACACGGCCGGCGAAGACCCGGCGATCGGGGCGTGGTCGCTAGAAGCCGGGCCGCACGGAGCGCATTGCGCGAGAGCCAAAGCGACTGCACCGGCGGACATCTGCCTCAGCGTGACCACGCTCGGATCGCTCTACCTCGGCGGGGCAAGCGCGACGACGCTCGCAGCGGCCGGCCTCGTGGAGGAGTTGACGCCCGGGAGCATCGCGACGGCCAACAGACTCTTCGCAGCCGCTCCCGCCCCCTCGACCGTCACTGGCTTCTGA
- the nusA gene encoding transcription termination factor NusA, with amino-acid sequence MKDTFAFLDALQQIAKDKGISTDTLLDALTGALVAAYKRLPNAAEEAVVTIDPETGDIRVYGQELDEDGYVVREWDDTPKDFGRIAAQTAKQVMTQRIREAERDMKYEEYAGREGDIVTGIIQQSDNRYTLLDLGKVEALLPQAEQVPYERYEHGARLKAYIVEVRKTTKGPQIVVSRTHPGLIKRLFELEVPEISSGVVEIKAAAREPGHRTKIAVWSNDANVDPVGACVGARGARVRMVTNELRGEKVDIVPFSDDPREFVMRALQPAKVKEVHLDELSGTATVVVHDFQLSLAIGKEGQNARLAARLTGWRIDIKSETQMAEEEQAYAEQEWAEGEWVTNEAGEMVWQPAEGGEAVSAEEWTQSAEAVTAEETEEPGAPAATEEAATPEEAATPEEAATPEEAATPEEAATPEEAGQ; translated from the coding sequence ATGAAAGACACCTTCGCCTTCTTGGACGCGCTCCAGCAGATCGCCAAGGACAAGGGCATCAGCACCGACACGCTGCTCGACGCGCTCACCGGCGCGCTTGTCGCCGCGTACAAGAGGCTGCCCAATGCCGCCGAGGAAGCGGTCGTCACCATCGATCCCGAGACGGGTGACATCCGCGTGTACGGGCAGGAACTGGACGAGGACGGCTACGTGGTCAGGGAGTGGGACGACACCCCGAAAGACTTCGGCCGCATCGCCGCTCAGACTGCCAAGCAGGTGATGACCCAGCGCATCCGCGAGGCGGAGCGCGACATGAAGTACGAGGAGTACGCGGGCCGGGAGGGCGACATCGTCACCGGCATCATCCAGCAGAGCGACAACCGCTACACGTTGCTGGACCTCGGCAAGGTGGAGGCGCTCCTGCCGCAAGCGGAGCAGGTGCCGTACGAGCGCTACGAGCACGGAGCCCGGCTCAAGGCGTACATCGTCGAGGTCCGCAAGACCACCAAGGGCCCGCAGATCGTGGTGAGCCGTACTCACCCGGGTCTGATCAAGCGGCTGTTCGAGCTGGAAGTCCCGGAGATCTCGAGCGGTGTCGTCGAAATCAAGGCAGCGGCCCGCGAACCGGGTCACCGCACCAAGATCGCCGTGTGGTCCAACGACGCCAACGTCGATCCGGTCGGTGCCTGTGTCGGTGCGCGCGGCGCGCGGGTCCGGATGGTGACCAACGAGCTGCGCGGCGAGAAGGTCGACATCGTTCCGTTCTCGGACGACCCGCGCGAGTTCGTCATGCGCGCGCTGCAGCCGGCGAAGGTCAAGGAGGTGCACCTCGACGAGCTGAGCGGCACCGCCACCGTCGTGGTCCACGACTTCCAGCTGTCGCTCGCGATCGGCAAGGAGGGCCAGAACGCCCGGCTCGCCGCTCGACTCACCGGGTGGCGTATCGACATCAAGAGCGAGACCCAGATGGCCGAGGAGGAGCAGGCCTACGCGGAGCAGGAATGGGCCGAGGGTGAATGGGTGACCAACGAAGCCGGTGAGATGGTATGGCAACCCGCCGAAGGTGGCGAGGCCGTGTCGGCGGAGGAGTGGACGCAGTCGGCCGAGGCCGTCACCGCCGAGGAGACCGAAGAGCCGGGGGCGCCTGCTGCAACCGAGGAGGCCGCTACACCCGAGGAGGCCGCTACGCCCGAGGAGGCCGCTACGCCCGAGGAGGCCGCTACACCCGAGGAGGCCGCTACACCCGAGGAGGCTGGCCAGTAG
- the rimP gene encoding ribosome maturation factor RimP, giving the protein MGSSEGVRLLAEPALAAAGLETWDVEIGRGVLRVLVDAPGGVDLDALTRASGIVSALVDEHPELAPEGSYQLEVSSPGVERTLRTPEHFRRYVGAEVNVKTAVAVSGARRHRGRLAAVDDEGIELQPGDRPDGESIRIAFGEISRAHTVLVWGPTPAPAARRRGRKASATPSAAPAALDAKDAS; this is encoded by the coding sequence GTGGGTTCGTCAGAGGGAGTCAGGTTGTTGGCAGAGCCCGCTCTTGCCGCGGCGGGCTTGGAGACCTGGGATGTCGAGATCGGCCGCGGCGTGCTGCGGGTCCTGGTGGACGCGCCCGGGGGCGTCGACCTGGACGCGCTGACGCGGGCGAGCGGGATCGTTTCGGCCCTGGTGGACGAGCACCCCGAACTCGCCCCAGAGGGCAGCTACCAGCTAGAGGTGTCGAGCCCCGGAGTTGAGAGAACGCTCAGGACGCCGGAGCACTTTCGCCGCTACGTGGGGGCAGAGGTGAACGTAAAGACCGCCGTTGCGGTCTCGGGAGCGCGCCGCCATCGCGGCCGCCTCGCCGCCGTGGATGATGAAGGTATCGAGCTCCAACCGGGGGATCGTCCGGACGGAGAATCGATCCGCATCGCCTTCGGTGAGATCTCACGAGCCCACACCGTGCTTGTGTGGGGACCCACCCCAGCGCCCGCTGCGCGACGTCGAGGCCGCAAGGCCAGCGCCACGCCGTCCGCCGCGCCCGCTGCCCTAGACGCCAAGGACGCATCATGA
- the proS gene encoding proline--tRNA ligase — MASPLTPRDKDFPRWYQDVITQAELADNGPVRGTMVIRPWGYAIWERMQAELDARIKEAGADNAYFPLFIPESYLHREAEHVEGFSPELAVVTHGGGKQLEEPVVVRPTSETVINSFFAKWIQSYRDLPLLINQWANVVRWELRPRLFLRTSEFLWQEGHTAHATYDAARAYALRILRDVYVSTMHEVLAVPVLTGHKTARERFAGAIRTWTCEGMMGDGKALQMGTSHELGQNFAKAFGIQFSSESGSLEYAWQTSWGVSTRLVGALIMCHGDDAGLRLPPKLAPVEVVVLVVREDEGVRTASEAIAAELRQAGVRVRVDERVGMSFGRRSVDWELKGVPVRVEVGPRDLAEGRVTLVRRDTQEKKPVAVTAAAEAARAALAQAQQALFAEAEAARAARTESVATLGEAVEAAGSGFAVVPWGEVGEAGELELATSSLTVRCLQLADGGLAESDDEVGLQAVVGRAY, encoded by the coding sequence ATGGCATCCCCGCTGACACCCCGGGACAAAGACTTCCCCCGCTGGTACCAGGACGTCATCACCCAGGCCGAGCTCGCCGACAACGGGCCCGTCCGCGGCACGATGGTGATCCGCCCGTGGGGTTACGCCATCTGGGAGCGGATGCAGGCCGAGCTGGATGCCCGGATCAAGGAGGCCGGCGCCGACAACGCGTACTTCCCACTGTTCATCCCGGAGTCGTACCTGCATCGCGAGGCGGAGCACGTCGAGGGTTTCAGCCCCGAGCTCGCCGTCGTGACCCATGGCGGCGGCAAGCAGCTGGAGGAGCCGGTCGTCGTGCGACCGACGAGCGAGACCGTCATCAACAGCTTCTTCGCCAAGTGGATCCAGAGTTATCGGGACCTGCCACTGCTCATAAACCAGTGGGCCAACGTGGTCCGCTGGGAACTGCGACCGCGTCTGTTTCTGCGAACGAGCGAGTTCCTCTGGCAGGAAGGGCACACCGCGCATGCCACCTACGACGCCGCCCGTGCCTACGCCCTGCGGATCCTGCGCGACGTCTACGTCTCAACCATGCACGAAGTGCTGGCCGTACCGGTGCTGACCGGTCACAAGACCGCGCGGGAGCGTTTCGCCGGCGCCATCCGCACCTGGACCTGCGAGGGGATGATGGGCGACGGCAAGGCGCTGCAGATGGGCACCAGCCACGAGCTCGGCCAGAACTTCGCCAAGGCTTTCGGCATCCAGTTCTCCTCCGAGTCGGGTTCGCTCGAATACGCGTGGCAGACGTCGTGGGGCGTGTCGACGCGGCTCGTCGGCGCGCTGATCATGTGCCACGGCGACGACGCCGGCCTGCGCCTGCCACCGAAGCTCGCGCCTGTCGAGGTGGTTGTGCTCGTCGTACGCGAAGACGAGGGTGTGCGCACGGCCTCCGAAGCGATCGCGGCGGAGCTGCGGCAGGCGGGAGTGAGGGTGAGGGTGGACGAACGGGTGGGGATGTCGTTTGGCCGGAGGTCGGTGGACTGGGAGTTGAAGGGAGTGCCGGTGCGGGTGGAGGTCGGGCCGAGGGATCTCGCCGAGGGGCGGGTGACGCTCGTGCGCCGCGATACCCAGGAGAAGAAGCCGGTGGCCGTCACGGCTGCGGCCGAAGCGGCGAGGGCAGCTCTGGCCCAGGCGCAGCAGGCGTTGTTCGCCGAGGCGGAGGCGGCGCGCGCGGCGCGTACCGAGTCGGTCGCCACCCTCGGGGAGGCTGTCGAGGCGGCGGGCTCGGGGTTCGCGGTGGTCCCCTGGGGCGAGGTAGGTGAAGCGGGGGAGCTCGAGCTGGCGACGTCGAGCCTGACGGTCCGCTGCCTGCAGCTTGCTGACGGGGGGCTGGCCGAGTCCGACGACGAGGTGGGCCTGCAGGCCGTAGTGGGCAGGGCTTACTGA
- a CDS encoding M50 family metallopeptidase has translation MTDVRGGWRQALEADPLGLATRRQPEEPEPELPSQSRALLRLAIAVAIVIALGFAAGAGETVLLVLGLVACIIAHEFGHFITAKAAGMKVTQFFVGFGPRLWSVQKGETEYGVKALPIGGYCRIIGMNNLEEVDPADEPRTYRQARLWRRLSVALAGSSMHFLIAFAVLFAMFFWTGDAGNYLASPSALPASSPIVEIDGLTTGASPAQKAGFHLGDRIVAVDGHHFASWTQLTDYIQSHAGRRLDVTVDRHGSFVHLYPVPVNRNDVTLAGPNAPALPPAGKNAAPVGFLGIAPSVVIHSSLGESVSRAGGAWVQVSAKTVDAFGHLFSFHGISSYLHMLTNQKAADSGSSGVRFESPVGVVRLLHQAGQSGMPIVLWLVAVINLSLGIFNLIPLFPLDGGHVVVALYEGVRSRPGRRYRADVSRMLPLFYLGIGLILFLGLTALFLDLRDLAA, from the coding sequence GTGACCGACGTTCGAGGAGGCTGGCGCCAAGCCCTCGAAGCGGACCCTCTGGGCCTGGCGACACGCCGGCAACCCGAGGAGCCCGAGCCGGAGTTGCCCTCCCAGAGCAGAGCGCTCCTGCGGTTGGCGATCGCCGTCGCGATCGTCATCGCGCTCGGCTTCGCTGCTGGCGCCGGTGAGACGGTTCTGCTCGTCCTCGGGCTCGTGGCCTGCATCATCGCCCACGAGTTCGGTCACTTCATCACCGCCAAGGCGGCGGGCATGAAGGTCACCCAGTTCTTCGTAGGTTTCGGCCCGCGCCTCTGGTCGGTCCAGAAGGGCGAGACTGAGTACGGCGTGAAGGCGCTGCCGATCGGGGGCTACTGCCGGATCATCGGGATGAACAACCTCGAAGAGGTCGACCCGGCCGACGAGCCGCGCACCTACAGGCAGGCGCGGCTCTGGCGCCGCCTTTCGGTCGCGCTTGCAGGGTCCAGCATGCACTTCCTCATCGCGTTTGCCGTCCTGTTCGCCATGTTCTTCTGGACCGGCGACGCCGGCAACTACCTCGCTTCCCCCTCGGCACTTCCCGCGTCGAGTCCCATCGTCGAGATCGACGGTCTCACCACAGGTGCCAGTCCAGCGCAGAAAGCCGGGTTCCACCTGGGAGACAGGATCGTCGCGGTCGACGGGCACCACTTCGCCTCCTGGACGCAGCTCACCGACTACATCCAGAGCCATGCCGGCCGCCGTCTCGACGTGACCGTCGATCGTCACGGATCCTTCGTCCACCTCTATCCCGTGCCGGTCAACCGCAACGACGTCACCCTCGCCGGCCCCAACGCCCCCGCGCTCCCGCCCGCCGGCAAGAACGCAGCGCCGGTCGGATTCCTCGGCATCGCACCGAGCGTCGTCATCCACTCGAGCCTCGGCGAGTCCGTGAGCCGTGCCGGCGGCGCTTGGGTGCAAGTGTCGGCGAAGACGGTCGACGCCTTCGGTCACTTGTTCAGCTTCCATGGCATCAGCTCGTACCTGCACATGCTCACGAACCAGAAGGCTGCTGACAGCGGGAGCTCCGGCGTCCGCTTCGAATCTCCCGTCGGCGTCGTCCGGTTGCTGCACCAGGCCGGACAGAGCGGCATGCCCATCGTGTTGTGGCTGGTGGCGGTCATCAACCTGTCACTCGGGATCTTCAACCTCATCCCGCTGTTCCCCCTCGACGGCGGGCACGTGGTCGTCGCGCTCTACGAAGGGGTGCGCAGTAGACCCGGCCGGCGCTACCGAGCCGACGTGTCCCGGATGCTCCCGCTGTTCTACCTCGGCATCGGGCTGATCCTCTTCCTCGGGCTCACGGCGCTCTTCCTCGACCTCCGCGACCTCGCCGCTTGA
- the dxr gene encoding 1-deoxy-D-xylulose-5-phosphate reductoisomerase translates to MSLVGSTGSIGTQALDVIRAEPGDYEVVAIGAASSVARLAEQAREFKPKVVAIADESLAGELRGSVPPGTEVLAGRDSLAAIASVADVVVNGVVGFAGLPVTLAALNAGCRLALANKESLIAGGPVVQAARRTAGAEIVPVDSEHCAVHQCLRSLLSEKEMAALPDTPSMPLKRIVLTASGGPFRGRTRQSLAEVTVEDALAHPTWSMGPKITIDSSTLMNKGLEVIEAHELFGVGYDRIDVVVHPQSVVHSMIETTDGATIAQLSLPDMRLPIGYALAYPDRLAVPFGGIDWATLPALEFETPDLEAFPCLGLAYRAGRAGATAPAWLNGANEVAVAAFLERRIRWVDIPDVIAAALDECPGREPLTVEDVLDADRGGREMAEAAIGRLAAVTARRGVGAPTLGRRAGLGPRPG, encoded by the coding sequence GTGAGCCTCGTGGGGTCCACGGGTTCGATCGGCACTCAGGCTCTCGATGTGATCAGAGCGGAGCCCGGGGACTACGAGGTGGTCGCGATCGGCGCGGCATCGTCGGTTGCTCGGCTTGCAGAGCAGGCGCGCGAGTTCAAGCCGAAGGTGGTTGCGATCGCCGACGAGTCGTTGGCCGGAGAGTTGAGAGGCTCTGTGCCCCCCGGCACGGAGGTTCTTGCGGGCCGCGACTCGCTGGCGGCTATCGCATCCGTCGCCGATGTGGTCGTGAACGGCGTGGTCGGATTCGCCGGCCTGCCGGTGACGCTCGCCGCGCTGAACGCGGGCTGCCGTCTCGCGCTGGCGAACAAGGAGTCGCTGATAGCCGGCGGTCCCGTGGTGCAGGCGGCTCGTCGGACTGCAGGGGCGGAGATCGTACCGGTCGATTCCGAGCACTGCGCTGTGCATCAGTGCTTGCGGTCGTTGTTGTCGGAAAAAGAGATGGCCGCGTTGCCTGACACGCCCTCGATGCCATTGAAGCGGATCGTGCTCACTGCCAGCGGGGGGCCGTTTCGAGGGCGAACCCGCCAATCACTTGCAGAGGTGACCGTCGAGGACGCCCTCGCCCACCCCACGTGGAGCATGGGCCCGAAGATCACGATCGATTCGTCGACGTTGATGAACAAGGGTCTGGAGGTCATCGAGGCGCACGAACTGTTCGGCGTGGGTTACGACCGAATCGACGTCGTCGTCCACCCTCAGTCAGTGGTTCACTCGATGATCGAAACGACCGACGGCGCCACGATCGCGCAGCTCTCTCTGCCGGACATGCGCTTACCCATCGGGTACGCGCTTGCCTATCCCGACCGGCTCGCCGTTCCCTTCGGGGGCATCGACTGGGCGACTCTCCCGGCGCTCGAGTTCGAGACCCCCGATCTGGAAGCGTTTCCCTGCCTCGGCTTGGCGTACCGGGCGGGGCGCGCGGGAGCCACCGCGCCGGCGTGGCTCAACGGCGCCAACGAGGTTGCTGTCGCCGCTTTCTTGGAGCGGCGCATCCGGTGGGTTGACATCCCGGACGTCATCGCGGCCGCGCTCGACGAGTGCCCCGGACGCGAGCCCCTTACGGTCGAGGACGTACTGGACGCGGATCGGGGGGGTCGCGAGATGGCCGAGGCGGCGATCGGGCGCCTCGCCGCTGTGACAGCCCGGCGTGGGGTTGGAGCCCCAACGCTGGGGAGGAGGGCGGGGTTGGGGCCCCGCCCGGGTTGA
- the ispG gene encoding flavodoxin-dependent (E)-4-hydroxy-3-methylbut-2-enyl-diphosphate synthase: MKTDAESRYPRRQTRRLLVGPDARRQVAVGGGTPISVQSMTITKTADVEGTLAQIYALKAAGADIVRCTCNEREAAEGLARIVPRSPVPIVADIHFHVEMALAALEAGVDCLRLNPGNLRKPEEIKLVARECKDRGVPVRIGVNAGSLDPRLYKKYGGATPEALVESAQIELGLFAEVDFDDVKISVKASNVPLMVEAYRQLSEVTDHPLHLGVTEAGPPPAGTIKATAGIATLLCEGIGDTIRYSLTADPVEEARAGRVLLEALGLRERTSVDLIACPACGRAEIDVYKVAQEAQAALENREIPLQVAVMGCVVNGPGEARSADLGIAAGRHRGHLFIRGQIVRVVPEDEMVSALVDEAEKLVKEGVAARLAAADSNAAAEAEADRLALLDAKGADANHSEERVELIDRRLRDQPDPPQA, from the coding sequence ATGAAGACCGACGCCGAGTCGCGCTACCCGAGGCGCCAGACCCGCCGGCTCCTGGTCGGCCCCGACGCGCGCCGGCAGGTGGCGGTGGGCGGCGGAACGCCGATCAGCGTGCAGTCGATGACGATCACCAAGACCGCCGACGTCGAGGGGACCCTCGCGCAGATCTACGCCCTCAAGGCGGCGGGCGCGGACATCGTCCGATGCACCTGCAACGAACGCGAGGCCGCTGAGGGACTGGCACGGATCGTCCCCCGCAGCCCCGTGCCGATCGTCGCCGACATCCACTTCCACGTTGAGATGGCCCTTGCGGCTCTCGAGGCCGGCGTCGACTGCCTGCGGCTCAACCCCGGCAATCTGCGCAAGCCCGAGGAGATCAAGCTCGTCGCCCGCGAGTGCAAGGACCGCGGCGTGCCCGTCCGGATAGGCGTGAATGCCGGTTCGCTCGATCCCCGTCTTTACAAGAAGTACGGCGGTGCCACCCCCGAGGCACTGGTGGAGTCCGCCCAGATCGAGTTGGGGCTGTTCGCCGAGGTCGACTTCGACGACGTCAAGATCTCGGTCAAGGCCTCGAACGTGCCGCTGATGGTGGAGGCGTACCGTCAGCTCTCGGAGGTCACTGACCATCCGCTGCATCTCGGAGTGACCGAGGCCGGCCCACCGCCGGCGGGGACGATCAAAGCCACCGCCGGCATAGCCACCCTGCTGTGTGAGGGCATCGGCGACACCATCCGCTACTCGCTCACCGCCGATCCGGTGGAGGAAGCGCGTGCGGGGCGGGTGCTGCTCGAAGCACTGGGCCTGCGCGAGCGCACATCGGTGGACCTGATCGCATGCCCGGCCTGCGGGCGCGCCGAAATCGACGTGTACAAGGTCGCTCAGGAAGCGCAGGCAGCCCTCGAGAACCGCGAGATCCCGTTGCAGGTCGCGGTGATGGGCTGCGTGGTCAACGGCCCCGGTGAGGCGCGATCCGCAGACCTGGGGATCGCGGCTGGCCGCCACCGCGGGCACCTGTTCATACGTGGACAGATCGTGCGGGTGGTACCCGAGGACGAGATGGTCTCCGCCCTCGTGGACGAGGCGGAGAAGCTCGTGAAGGAGGGCGTCGCGGCACGCCTCGCCGCTGCCGACTCGAACGCCGCTGCCGAAGCCGAAGCGGACCGCCTCGCTCTCCTGGACGCCAAGGGTGCCGACGCCAACCACAGCGAGGAGCGGGTCGAGCTCATCGACCGCCGGCTGCGCGACCAGCCGGACCCACCGCAGGCCTGA
- the infB gene encoding translation initiation factor IF-2 has translation MLSSSGKPIPPPPGVRRPPMSASGKPIPPPPGRGPRPAGAGAGTGRPSAPGGGRPPAGAGFRGPRQGPAGGGFRGPAGAGAGGFRGGQSPAGGPGGAPAGGGAGGRGGAFGNRGRPGGRRPARRRRRNIEELEAQEITHYTPSNAPVPEGEVIVERGSTAQELGPKLNRSGADVVRFLFQQGEMVTTTQSLSDDMIELFAAELGANIRLVDPGEEKEAELQAKYFDDEEEDESLLRPRPPVVTVMGHVDHGKTLLLDRIRETNVVAAEAGGITQHIGAYQVTRDGQPITFIDTPGHEAFTAMRARGAEVTDIVILVVAADDGVMPQTIEAINHAKGADVPIIVAINKIDRDNADPNRVMQQLSDQGLVPEAWGGDTIMVEISALQNLGIDDLLEQVLVVAEVEELDANPEGRARGIVLEANLDPGKGPVATVIVQSGTLRVSDSVVAGASWGRVKALLDDTGDNVKEATPSTPVQILGFDIVPSAGDEFRVTDKAKTARDIAEQREQRYRAADQRRTSSATGTGAKLEDIFEQIQRGETATLNLVLKADTQGSLEAVTESLRRLERDEVKLAFIHRAVGGITENDVTFAAASNATIIGFNVRPDRGARDLAETHDVEIRTYEIIYKLIEDIESAMVGMLAPEFEEVITGEAEVREIFRVPRIGAIAGCYVRDGVITRGSKVRFLRDGVIIWKGVITSLKRFKDDVREVQQGFECGIGLSNNQDLRQGDVIETFEEREIPRT, from the coding sequence ATGCTTTCCTCGTCAGGCAAGCCGATCCCTCCACCTCCGGGCGTTCGCCGCCCGCCGATGTCCGCGTCGGGCAAGCCGATCCCGCCTCCTCCCGGTCGCGGGCCGCGCCCGGCGGGCGCAGGTGCGGGCACCGGCCGCCCATCCGCCCCCGGTGGCGGGCGACCGCCCGCCGGCGCAGGCTTCCGCGGGCCGCGCCAGGGTCCGGCCGGCGGAGGGTTTCGCGGCCCGGCCGGCGCCGGTGCCGGCGGGTTCCGCGGTGGACAGTCTCCGGCAGGTGGGCCCGGTGGCGCCCCGGCCGGTGGTGGAGCGGGCGGCCGCGGGGGTGCCTTCGGCAACCGTGGGCGTCCCGGTGGGCGCCGCCCGGCGCGCCGGCGCCGGCGCAACATCGAGGAGCTCGAAGCTCAGGAGATCACGCACTACACCCCGTCGAACGCGCCCGTCCCCGAGGGAGAGGTCATCGTCGAGCGTGGGTCCACTGCCCAGGAGCTCGGGCCGAAGCTGAACCGCTCGGGCGCGGATGTCGTGCGGTTCCTGTTCCAGCAGGGCGAGATGGTCACGACGACGCAGTCGTTGTCCGACGACATGATCGAGTTGTTCGCCGCTGAGCTCGGCGCCAACATCCGGCTCGTCGACCCGGGCGAGGAGAAGGAAGCCGAGCTGCAGGCCAAGTACTTCGACGACGAAGAAGAGGACGAGTCGCTGCTGCGCCCGCGCCCACCCGTCGTCACGGTGATGGGCCACGTCGACCATGGCAAGACGCTGTTGCTCGACAGGATCCGTGAGACCAACGTCGTCGCCGCCGAGGCGGGCGGCATCACTCAGCACATCGGCGCCTACCAGGTGACCCGCGACGGCCAGCCGATCACCTTCATCGACACTCCGGGTCACGAGGCGTTCACCGCGATGCGGGCGAGGGGTGCAGAAGTCACCGACATCGTCATCCTCGTCGTGGCCGCCGACGACGGAGTGATGCCACAGACCATCGAGGCGATCAACCACGCGAAGGGCGCCGACGTCCCGATCATCGTCGCCATCAACAAGATCGACCGTGACAACGCCGACCCCAACCGGGTGATGCAGCAACTGTCCGATCAGGGTCTGGTCCCCGAGGCTTGGGGCGGCGACACGATCATGGTCGAGATCTCCGCGCTGCAGAATCTGGGAATAGACGACCTGCTCGAGCAGGTGCTCGTCGTCGCCGAGGTGGAAGAGCTGGATGCCAACCCTGAAGGGCGCGCACGCGGCATCGTCCTCGAGGCCAACCTCGATCCCGGTAAGGGTCCCGTCGCTACGGTCATCGTGCAGTCGGGAACACTCCGGGTGTCGGACTCGGTCGTCGCGGGAGCCTCGTGGGGTCGCGTCAAAGCGCTGCTCGACGACACGGGCGACAACGTCAAGGAGGCCACGCCTTCCACGCCGGTCCAGATCCTCGGTTTCGACATCGTTCCCTCGGCCGGTGATGAATTCCGGGTCACGGACAAAGCGAAGACGGCGCGCGACATCGCCGAGCAACGAGAACAGCGCTACCGCGCGGCAGACCAAAGGCGCACCTCGTCCGCGACCGGCACAGGAGCGAAGCTCGAGGACATCTTCGAACAGATCCAGCGCGGCGAGACCGCCACGCTCAACCTCGTCCTCAAAGCAGACACGCAGGGTTCCCTCGAAGCGGTGACCGAGAGTCTCCGCCGCCTCGAGCGCGACGAGGTGAAGCTGGCCTTCATCCACCGCGCGGTAGGGGGGATCACGGAAAACGACGTCACCTTCGCCGCCGCCTCCAATGCCACGATCATCGGCTTCAACGTGCGACCCGACAGGGGAGCGCGCGATCTCGCCGAAACCCACGACGTGGAGATCCGGACCTACGAGATCATCTACAAGCTGATCGAGGACATCGAGAGCGCGATGGTGGGCATGCTGGCCCCCGAATTCGAGGAGGTCATCACCGGCGAGGCGGAGGTACGCGAGATCTTCCGGGTTCCTCGCATCGGCGCCATCGCCGGCTGCTACGTGAGAGACGGTGTGATCACCCGAGGCTCGAAGGTCCGCTTCCTGCGCGACGGCGTGATCATCTGGAAGGGCGTGATCACGTCGCTCAAGCGGTTCAAGGACGACGTGCGCGAGGTCCAGCAGGGCTTCGAGTGTGGTATCGGGCTCTCCAACAACCAGGACCTCCGGCAGGGTGACGTCATCG